In one Bacillus mesophilus genomic region, the following are encoded:
- a CDS encoding methyl-accepting chemotaxis protein: MADKSLKLFKRNKKTRPFQHVSPLLDNVMSKFSLQNRLLFLFIFLMIISVTTVGMSSYYQARETTVITIENRLNREAEIMSYMAENLKFLYVSDDQYFKQQLEIAIRTQQYQLEKDGIQSYAFYISNNQINPFQISKDHNLLFSDVLIEKIVKKSDGVFEESIENKDYTMAVQEMNEINGHYVLLVPTQSYLGPINQMSLITIITIIISLIISSILIFFFVRSFTNPLSTLQKSMIEIRYGNLSGSEPIQTTIPELRSLNKSFQMMVDQMHSVILELDGTTKLLERTGEDLSGSSENALSFSRQLIESIKVVKAGAVQTASSSEESVNDFQAMKDQTKNLITNMEEVFKSSQDMNTSSEQGETKINELIQTIRSYESDFTHMTSTIHEVNHHAASISKMVGLIKGIADQTKLLALNATIEAARAGEAGKGFAVVANEVRKLADQSALATEAIVTSIHNMEGITHKANNEFAQMLLKIKSNLSMATESQKSFDELMQEITHLNNRLLSMKWVLFELQDTLPTLEQTTINSASVSQETLASSEKMLAASDEQMVKMESTHRIGVELQKLSRSLASITKQFTLH; the protein is encoded by the coding sequence ATGGCAGACAAAAGCCTTAAGCTCTTTAAAAGAAATAAAAAAACAAGACCTTTCCAACATGTATCACCATTATTAGATAATGTCATGAGTAAGTTCAGTTTACAAAACAGGCTCTTATTTTTATTTATTTTTTTAATGATTATTTCAGTAACAACAGTTGGTATGAGCTCTTATTATCAGGCAAGAGAAACAACGGTTATAACTATTGAAAATCGATTAAATCGTGAAGCTGAAATTATGTCATATATGGCAGAAAACTTAAAATTCCTTTATGTGAGTGATGATCAGTATTTTAAACAGCAGTTAGAGATTGCCATTCGTACTCAACAATACCAACTAGAAAAAGATGGGATTCAATCCTATGCCTTCTATATTTCTAATAACCAAATCAATCCTTTTCAAATAAGCAAAGATCATAATCTCTTATTCTCTGATGTGCTAATCGAAAAGATTGTAAAAAAGAGTGATGGAGTATTTGAAGAGTCCATTGAAAATAAAGATTATACTATGGCTGTCCAAGAAATGAATGAAATTAATGGACATTATGTACTTCTTGTTCCCACTCAATCTTATCTAGGGCCAATCAACCAAATGTCTTTGATTACGATCATTACCATCATTATTAGTCTAATCATATCGTCTATTCTTATTTTCTTTTTTGTTCGAAGTTTTACAAACCCACTATCTACTTTACAAAAAAGTATGATTGAAATTAGATATGGCAATCTAAGTGGTTCTGAACCAATTCAAACCACGATCCCTGAGCTAAGATCTTTAAACAAGAGTTTTCAAATGATGGTGGATCAAATGCATTCTGTCATTCTTGAATTAGATGGAACAACAAAATTACTTGAGAGAACAGGCGAAGATTTAAGTGGATCTTCCGAGAATGCTTTATCCTTTAGCCGTCAACTAATTGAGTCCATTAAAGTTGTAAAAGCAGGTGCAGTCCAAACCGCTAGCAGCTCTGAAGAAAGTGTAAATGACTTTCAAGCTATGAAAGATCAAACTAAGAACTTGATTACTAATATGGAAGAGGTGTTTAAAAGTTCTCAAGATATGAATACATCATCAGAGCAGGGTGAAACAAAAATCAATGAATTGATTCAAACCATTCGTAGCTATGAGTCTGATTTTACACATATGACTTCAACCATTCATGAAGTGAACCATCATGCTGCTTCGATTTCTAAAATGGTTGGTTTAATAAAAGGGATCGCAGACCAGACAAAACTTCTTGCTTTAAATGCAACCATTGAAGCTGCCCGAGCAGGAGAAGCCGGTAAAGGTTTCGCTGTTGTTGCGAATGAAGTAAGAAAGCTAGCGGACCAATCAGCTCTAGCCACTGAAGCAATTGTTACATCCATACATAACATGGAGGGAATAACCCACAAGGCCAATAATGAATTTGCACAAATGCTCCTTAAAATTAAATCTAATCTATCGATGGCAACCGAATCACAGAAATCTTTTGATGAGCTGATGCAAGAGATTACCCATCTCAATAACAGGTTGTTAAGCATGAAATGGGTTCTATTTGAACTTCAGGATACTTTACCTACCTTAGAACAGACAACTATTAACAGTGCATCAGTCTCTCAAGAGACATTAGCTAGTTCCGAGAAAATGCTTGCTGCAAGTGATGAGCAAATGGTGAAAATGGAATCCACTCATAGGATTGGAGTGGAACTACAAAAGCTCTCTAGATCGCTTGCTTCCATTACAAAACAGTTTACACTTCATTAA
- the sigK gene encoding RNA polymerase sporulation sigma factor SigK produces the protein MAGLLAALGFFVKELVLFVTYVKNNAFPQPLSSSEEQKYLNLMAEGDDEARNLLIEHNLRLVAHIVKKFENTGEDAEDLISIGTIGLIKAIESYSQGKGTKLATYAARCIENEILMHLRALKKTKKDVSLHDPIGQDKEGNEISLIDVLKSESEDIIELIQLNMELEKIKEYIDILDEREREVITGRFGLDLQKEKTQREIAKELGISRSYVSRIEKRALMKMFHEFYRAEKERRRS, from the coding sequence ATGGCGGGCTTATTGGCTGCACTCGGATTCTTTGTTAAAGAGCTAGTATTATTCGTCACATATGTTAAGAACAATGCATTTCCTCAGCCTTTATCTTCAAGTGAAGAGCAGAAATATTTAAATCTAATGGCCGAGGGAGATGATGAGGCTAGAAATCTTCTCATTGAGCACAATTTGAGATTAGTTGCTCATATTGTTAAAAAGTTTGAAAATACAGGAGAAGATGCTGAGGATTTAATTTCAATTGGAACGATCGGGCTCATAAAAGCAATTGAAAGCTATTCACAAGGTAAAGGTACAAAATTAGCTACCTATGCAGCACGTTGTATAGAGAATGAAATTCTGATGCATTTACGCGCACTTAAAAAGACAAAAAAAGATGTATCTCTTCATGATCCGATTGGTCAGGATAAAGAGGGAAATGAGATTTCGTTAATTGATGTCCTAAAATCTGAATCAGAGGATATCATTGAATTAATACAATTAAATATGGAGCTAGAAAAAATTAAAGAATATATTGATATTTTAGATGAGCGAGAAAGAGAAGTTATTACTGGTCGCTTTGGCTTAGATTTACAAAAAGAAAAGACTCAAAGGGAAATTGCGAAAGAACTTGGTATTTCTAGAAGCTATGTATCTCGAATTGAGAAGCGTGCATTAATGAAGATGTTTCATGAATTTTACCGAGCTGAAAAAGAGCGTAGAAGGTCGTAG
- a CDS encoding YrzI family small protein — protein sequence MTFNILFFCITINKRNYSEHDIFREQKMNSISNQMQEHKSSFRHFI from the coding sequence ATGACGTTCAATATCTTATTTTTCTGCATTACCATCAATAAACGAAATTACTCAGAACATGATATTTTTCGAGAACAAAAGATGAATTCCATCTCCAACCAAATGCAGGAACATAAAAGCTCTTTTAGACACTTTATCTAG
- a CDS encoding OmpA/MotB family protein: MSRLRGRMENEEEQLDYYWPSFTDMMAMIVLVILFIAIIAFVQAIYTAYDQAEIKQELQQTVEIKKQISDLIEQRLEENVGKDKVTRGPNNTISIEGDILFDTGSSVVSEAGKGVLASLSDGIVTILDDPELQPYLYIILIEGHTDSVPFDNWSLSTDRAVSVVKYLLEANPKLATKEYAQYLAATGYSEFKPMVEGTSEEALRKNRRISFQIILDDQKWQESLNAVLQNR; this comes from the coding sequence ATGAGTAGACTAAGAGGCCGAATGGAAAATGAAGAAGAACAATTAGATTATTACTGGCCATCTTTCACCGATATGATGGCTATGATCGTGCTCGTCATTTTATTTATCGCCATCATTGCATTCGTCCAGGCCATTTATACAGCTTATGATCAAGCAGAAATTAAACAAGAGCTGCAACAAACTGTTGAAATAAAAAAGCAAATATCTGATTTAATTGAACAGCGATTAGAGGAAAATGTAGGAAAAGATAAAGTAACACGAGGACCTAATAACACCATCTCCATAGAAGGCGATATTTTATTTGATACTGGAAGCTCTGTTGTTAGTGAGGCCGGTAAAGGTGTTTTAGCATCACTTAGTGATGGAATCGTAACCATATTGGATGACCCAGAACTACAGCCTTATTTATATATCATTTTAATTGAAGGGCACACTGACTCTGTTCCATTTGATAACTGGAGTTTATCTACAGACCGTGCTGTGTCTGTCGTCAAATATTTACTTGAGGCTAACCCAAAGCTTGCAACCAAGGAGTATGCGCAATATTTAGCAGCAACTGGGTATTCAGAATTCAAACCTATGGTTGAAGGAACCTCTGAAGAAGCTCTAAGAAAAAATCGAAGAATTTCCTTTCAGATTATATTAGATGACCAAAAGTGGCAGGAATCCCTAAATGCTGTCTTACAAAATCGATAA
- a CDS encoding YrhC family protein — MNSNVKAIQDKVTDFNRFGMVLLAVSVFMFIGVLIPSEGKEMQQTSVMMIATILFLAASFFSFKKATSYKKQLNELDGEAK; from the coding sequence GTGAATAGTAATGTTAAAGCAATACAAGATAAAGTAACAGATTTTAATCGATTTGGTATGGTGTTACTAGCCGTAAGTGTATTTATGTTTATTGGTGTACTCATTCCAAGTGAAGGTAAAGAAATGCAACAGACGTCTGTTATGATGATTGCTACGATTCTTTTCTTAGCTGCATCGTTTTTCTCATTCAAGAAGGCTACATCATATAAAAAGCAATTAAACGAGCTGGATGGAGAGGCTAAATAA
- a CDS encoding bifunctional cystathionine gamma-lyase/homocysteine desulfhydrase, with amino-acid sequence MRRKTKLIHGGIFGDPHTGAVSVPIYQVSTYKQEAVGKFNGFEYSRTGNPTRHALEELIKELENGEAGFAFGSGMAAITAVVMLFNSGDHIVLTDDVYGGTYRVMTKVLNRFGIESTFVDSSDLTKVEAAIQPNTKAIFIETPTNPLLKITDIEAASQLAKKHSLLTIVDNTFSTPYWQNPITQGADIVLHSATKYLGGHSDVVAGLVVVNSKKLAEDLHFVQNSTGGVLGPQDSWLLMRGIKTLGIRMEETEENTKKLVDFLQDHSSVEKVFYPGLETHPNHEIAKRQAGGFGGMISFDVGSAEKADQLLSKLKYFTLAESLGAVESLISVPARMTHASIPVERRAELGITEGLVRISVGLEDVEDLIEDLQQALA; translated from the coding sequence ATGAGAAGAAAAACAAAATTAATTCACGGTGGAATTTTCGGAGATCCGCATACAGGAGCGGTTTCTGTACCGATCTATCAAGTAAGCACGTATAAGCAAGAAGCTGTTGGAAAGTTTAACGGATTCGAATATTCAAGAACAGGTAACCCTACTCGTCATGCACTGGAGGAGCTAATTAAGGAATTAGAAAATGGTGAAGCAGGTTTTGCCTTTGGCTCTGGTATGGCTGCTATAACAGCAGTGGTTATGCTATTTAATAGTGGAGATCATATCGTTTTAACAGATGATGTTTATGGTGGTACGTACCGCGTTATGACGAAAGTTTTAAATCGCTTTGGTATTGAATCAACATTTGTTGACTCAAGTGATCTTACAAAGGTTGAGGCTGCGATCCAACCAAATACAAAAGCGATTTTTATTGAAACACCGACAAACCCATTACTCAAAATTACTGATATTGAAGCAGCAAGTCAGCTTGCTAAAAAACACAGTTTATTAACGATTGTTGATAACACGTTTAGCACACCATATTGGCAAAATCCAATTACACAAGGTGCTGATATCGTTCTTCATAGTGCGACTAAGTATTTAGGTGGTCATAGTGATGTAGTTGCTGGACTTGTAGTCGTAAATAGTAAGAAATTGGCTGAAGATCTGCATTTTGTTCAAAATTCAACTGGTGGAGTATTAGGACCTCAAGACTCTTGGTTACTGATGAGAGGGATTAAGACACTAGGGATCAGAATGGAAGAGACAGAAGAAAATACAAAGAAGCTTGTTGATTTTCTTCAAGATCATTCAAGTGTTGAAAAGGTCTTTTATCCTGGTCTAGAAACACACCCTAACCATGAGATCGCAAAGAGACAGGCCGGTGGCTTTGGTGGAATGATTTCCTTTGATGTAGGAAGTGCAGAAAAAGCTGATCAATTGCTTTCAAAATTAAAATATTTCACATTAGCCGAAAGCCTAGGAGCAGTGGAAAGCTTAATATCTGTTCCAGCTAGAATGACACATGCTTCTATTCCTGTAGAACGTCGTGCAGAGCTAGGAATTACAGAAGGGTTAGTTCGTATCTCTGTTGGCTTAGAAGATGTAGAAGATCTAATCGAGGATTTACAGCAAGCTTTAGCATAG
- a CDS encoding PLP-dependent cysteine synthase family protein, translated as MKVYKNVHELIGNTPVVELTNFSLPEGVRLFAKLEFYNPGGSIKDRLGMELLQEALESGKVKEGGTIIEPTAGNTGIGLALAAIGKNVRVMFCVPEKFSIEKQELMKALGAEVVHTPTAEGMKGAIKKAQELLEEIPGSYCPQQFGNPANPNTYYKTLGPELWNQLDGNIDIFIAGAGTGGTFMGTAKYLKEQNSNVKTVIVEPEGSILNGGESGPHKTEGIGMEFLPGYMESSYFDSIHTVTDIDAFNLVKELASKEGLLVGSSSGAALHAALLEARQAKPGTNIVTIFPDSSERYLSKKIYQGGI; from the coding sequence ATGAAAGTATATAAAAACGTTCACGAGTTGATTGGTAATACTCCAGTGGTTGAGCTCACAAACTTTTCTCTACCAGAAGGAGTAAGATTATTTGCAAAGCTTGAATTTTATAATCCAGGTGGAAGCATAAAAGACCGTTTAGGAATGGAATTGCTTCAGGAAGCTCTTGAAAGCGGTAAGGTAAAAGAGGGTGGCACAATTATAGAGCCAACTGCCGGAAATACTGGAATAGGCTTAGCACTTGCTGCCATCGGAAAAAATGTACGTGTTATGTTTTGTGTCCCTGAAAAATTTAGCATTGAAAAGCAAGAGCTAATGAAAGCACTTGGAGCGGAAGTAGTTCATACACCTACAGCTGAAGGTATGAAGGGTGCAATTAAGAAAGCACAAGAACTTCTAGAAGAAATTCCAGGGTCCTATTGCCCACAGCAATTCGGTAATCCAGCTAATCCCAATACGTACTATAAAACGCTAGGACCGGAGCTTTGGAACCAGCTTGATGGTAATATTGATATCTTTATTGCAGGTGCGGGAACTGGTGGGACCTTTATGGGAACAGCAAAATATTTAAAAGAGCAAAACTCTAATGTTAAAACGGTCATTGTTGAGCCAGAGGGATCCATTTTAAATGGTGGAGAATCTGGTCCACATAAAACAGAAGGCATTGGAATGGAGTTTTTACCAGGATATATGGAGTCCTCTTATTTTGACAGTATCCATACCGTAACAGATATAGATGCATTTAATCTTGTAAAAGAGCTTGCCAGTAAGGAAGGCTTGTTAGTAGGTAGCTCTTCGGGGGCAGCCTTACATGCTGCACTATTAGAAGCGAGGCAGGCTAAACCAGGAACTAATATCGTAACCATTTTTCCAGATAGCAGTGAACGTTACTTAAGTAAGAAAATATATCAGGGAGGGATATAG
- the mtnN gene encoding 5'-methylthioadenosine/S-adenosylhomocysteine nucleosidase: MKVAIIGAMEEEVQILRGQLEDKKEEVIANSEFSMGKLNGTDVILLKSGIGKVNAAMSTTILLQQFKPDYVINTGSAGGFLHSLNVGDVVISDEVRHHDVDVTAFGYEYGQVPGLPAAFKADQKLIDAAVQAVHELADVQVVQGTIATGDSFMNAPERVDYVRSKLPELYAVEMEAAAVAQVCHQYHVPFVVIRALSDIAGKESNVSFEQFLQKAAQHSSELVVSMIKQLQGER, encoded by the coding sequence ATGAAAGTAGCAATTATCGGAGCAATGGAAGAAGAGGTACAAATTTTACGAGGACAACTTGAGGATAAAAAAGAAGAAGTCATTGCAAATAGTGAGTTCTCGATGGGGAAGCTTAACGGAACTGACGTTATTTTATTAAAGTCTGGAATTGGAAAAGTAAATGCAGCAATGAGTACGACCATCTTACTTCAGCAATTTAAACCAGACTATGTAATAAACACGGGTTCAGCAGGAGGGTTTTTGCACTCTTTAAATGTTGGGGATGTCGTGATATCTGATGAAGTGCGTCATCATGATGTTGATGTAACCGCATTTGGTTACGAATATGGTCAAGTACCAGGCTTGCCAGCAGCATTTAAAGCCGATCAGAAGCTAATTGATGCTGCTGTTCAAGCAGTTCATGAGCTAGCGGATGTTCAGGTTGTACAAGGGACCATTGCGACAGGAGATTCATTCATGAATGCACCTGAACGTGTTGATTATGTTCGTTCAAAGTTACCAGAACTATATGCTGTTGAAATGGAAGCAGCTGCGGTTGCTCAAGTTTGTCACCAGTATCATGTACCATTCGTTGTGATACGTGCTTTATCAGATATTGCTGGAAAAGAATCTAATGTATCCTTTGAACAGTTTCTACAAAAGGCTGCTCAACATTCATCTGAACTTGTTGTTTCCATGATTAAGCAGTTACAGGGAGAACGTTAA
- a CDS encoding class I SAM-dependent DNA methyltransferase has product MGREFLELFEDWADHYDDSVNGHDEEYKEVFRNYEQILDAVVERSIGTVLEFGVGTGNLTHRFIEKGVTVYGIEPSEPMRSLALEKVPSTISIADGDFLDFQWPSQTINTIVSTYAFHHLTDEEKGRAIAKYGNYLQKGDKIVFADTAFESIEAYEEIVEKSRKQGYHNLADDLVREYYTTLGVLEKLFAENGFSVTFSRCNEFVWVMEAVKQ; this is encoded by the coding sequence ATGGGGAGAGAATTTCTTGAGTTGTTTGAAGATTGGGCAGATCATTATGATGATTCAGTAAATGGTCATGATGAAGAATATAAAGAAGTGTTTAGAAACTATGAACAAATACTAGATGCTGTTGTTGAACGATCAATCGGTACCGTATTAGAATTTGGGGTAGGAACAGGCAATCTAACACATCGCTTTATTGAAAAAGGTGTTACTGTCTATGGAATTGAACCATCAGAACCAATGAGAAGTTTAGCTTTAGAGAAAGTCCCTTCTACCATATCTATAGCGGACGGTGATTTTTTGGACTTCCAATGGCCTTCACAAACTATAAATACGATTGTAAGTACCTATGCTTTTCATCATCTAACAGATGAAGAAAAGGGTAGAGCAATAGCTAAGTATGGAAACTACCTCCAAAAAGGTGATAAAATAGTATTTGCGGACACAGCCTTTGAATCAATAGAGGCTTACGAGGAAATAGTAGAAAAGTCTAGAAAACAAGGGTATCATAACTTAGCGGATGATTTAGTCAGAGAATATTATACAACGCTTGGAGTATTGGAAAAGCTATTTGCTGAAAATGGATTTTCAGTTACCTTCTCCCGTTGTAATGAATTTGTTTGGGTTATGGAGGCCGTGAAACAGTAG
- a CDS encoding YrzA family protein: MQFSLEQIEDKIEFFEASNIQTLEKKIQEKIDHNRAIMLAVHRVSHQVALDSKTGQPYFTAVVHFKNKNN; the protein is encoded by the coding sequence ATGCAATTTTCATTAGAACAGATTGAAGATAAGATTGAGTTTTTTGAAGCAAGCAATATCCAAACACTTGAAAAAAAGATTCAAGAAAAAATCGATCATAACCGTGCAATCATGTTAGCCGTTCATCGTGTTTCTCATCAGGTTGCATTAGATTCAAAAACAGGACAGCCTTATTTTACAGCTGTTGTACATTTTAAAAATAAGAATAACTAA
- a CDS encoding putative bifunctional diguanylate cyclase/phosphodiesterase — protein MKKHAITIFFILILFSYIGWNLMINDELLLSMGSSLFTFIGGCTSAYWLYQAYRHTRGESSKHFWLLLHFGIVCILISSIIWFLSQLITRSSVYPEQAYAFWIMSYLFFLVALIYKIKIIKIPTDNNPYMFNLIISMLSALAISVYFLINPIISLSNSLIVNSVTIAYQLIDLSIFFAMINLYYLSKYSVKRKLLRLVLVGFFLQVLADSIFAHQTILGTYQTGGFIDVIWLLSLLLIGYSGYYSLRTPLQQQDEILEEEVKDTFLPYISVLILLVFVMYSYKWEFNALSIGFTIIFLMIIARLHFIFKKNQRLINEYRFLAFHDPLTGLNNRSSFKNDLNSLLKIFDGNQDRSISLMLVDLDGFKNINDSLGHYIGDLLLKETAVRLQKCIGNTNMVYRLGGDEFIIILPHTTKEEATFIAKGILNDFSTSFLIQEHELNITPSIGITLYPQNGENGETLFKEADVALYQVKENGRNNFYFYNSVLNDRNIRKLKIETEIKKAIEKNQLEIFYQPKFDLKTKTIVGMEALLRWRHPELGNISPFEFIPIAEETGCIDYIGEWVLEHACRQNKTWQDQGYPPLCVSVNASVRQFQNGDFVEMVNRILVESKLKPQYLEIEITESIMQNIIESKRVLNGLRALGVKASLDDFGTGYSSLHVLKDLPIDTIKIDKSFIDDVTDYRHQSVVKSIIDIGMNLNLNVVAEGIERKEQVEMLLEYECTIGQGYFFSKPVPVKSFEDLLKNELHRTYT, from the coding sequence ATGAAGAAACATGCTATTACTATATTTTTTATATTAATCCTGTTTAGTTATATTGGCTGGAATCTAATGATAAACGATGAGTTATTATTATCGATGGGATCAAGCTTATTTACCTTTATAGGTGGTTGTACTAGTGCCTATTGGCTTTATCAAGCCTATCGTCATACAAGAGGAGAAAGTAGTAAACATTTTTGGTTGCTCTTACATTTTGGGATCGTTTGTATTTTGATTTCCAGTATCATATGGTTTCTAAGTCAACTAATTACTAGGTCTAGTGTTTATCCAGAGCAGGCTTATGCCTTCTGGATTATGTCCTATTTGTTCTTCTTAGTTGCCTTAATTTATAAAATTAAAATAATAAAAATACCTACAGACAATAATCCGTATATGTTTAACCTAATCATCTCCATGCTTAGTGCATTAGCAATCAGTGTCTATTTCCTGATTAATCCTATCATTTCTTTATCCAATAGCCTAATAGTTAATAGTGTAACGATTGCTTATCAATTAATAGACTTAAGTATTTTCTTTGCAATGATTAATTTATATTACTTATCAAAATATAGTGTAAAAAGAAAGCTGCTAAGATTGGTCTTAGTGGGGTTTTTCCTACAAGTTTTAGCTGATTCTATTTTTGCTCACCAAACAATTTTGGGCACCTATCAGACCGGAGGATTTATTGATGTAATCTGGTTACTATCTCTATTATTAATTGGGTATTCAGGTTACTATTCTTTACGTACACCTCTTCAACAACAAGATGAAATCCTAGAGGAAGAGGTTAAGGATACATTTCTCCCTTATATTAGCGTACTGATCCTATTAGTTTTTGTTATGTATAGCTATAAATGGGAATTTAATGCGTTAAGTATTGGCTTTACGATTATTTTCCTTATGATTATTGCAAGACTTCACTTCATTTTTAAAAAAAATCAACGCTTGATCAATGAGTATAGATTTCTAGCTTTTCACGATCCCTTAACAGGACTAAACAACCGAAGTAGTTTTAAGAATGATCTAAACTCATTATTAAAAATATTTGATGGTAATCAAGACAGATCGATTTCATTAATGCTCGTTGATTTAGACGGTTTTAAGAACATTAATGATTCTCTAGGTCATTATATCGGTGATTTACTGCTGAAAGAGACTGCTGTTCGTCTGCAAAAGTGTATCGGTAATACAAACATGGTTTATAGATTAGGTGGCGATGAGTTTATTATTATCCTTCCTCATACAACGAAGGAAGAAGCTACATTTATTGCAAAAGGAATCTTAAATGATTTTTCAACTTCATTTCTGATCCAGGAGCATGAATTGAACATTACACCTAGCATAGGGATTACGTTGTATCCCCAAAATGGTGAAAACGGTGAAACTCTGTTTAAGGAAGCAGACGTCGCTTTATATCAGGTAAAGGAAAATGGACGTAATAATTTTTACTTTTACAATTCTGTTTTAAACGATAGAAATATTCGTAAACTGAAGATTGAAACTGAAATTAAAAAAGCCATTGAGAAAAATCAACTTGAAATTTTTTATCAACCCAAATTTGACTTGAAAACTAAAACAATCGTCGGTATGGAAGCCTTGCTTCGTTGGAGACACCCTGAGCTTGGGAACATATCTCCTTTTGAATTTATTCCAATTGCGGAGGAAACAGGCTGTATTGATTATATAGGTGAATGGGTTCTTGAACATGCATGTAGACAAAATAAGACCTGGCAGGATCAAGGCTACCCACCATTGTGTGTATCAGTAAATGCTTCAGTACGTCAATTTCAAAATGGAGATTTTGTGGAAATGGTTAATAGAATCCTAGTAGAATCCAAGCTAAAGCCACAATATCTAGAAATTGAAATTACTGAAAGTATTATGCAAAATATAATAGAATCAAAAAGGGTTCTAAACGGGTTGCGTGCTTTAGGTGTGAAAGCCTCATTAGATGACTTTGGTACAGGCTATTCCTCACTACATGTGTTAAAGGATTTACCCATCGATACAATCAAAATCGATAAATCCTTTATTGATGATGTCACGGACTATAGACACCAATCTGTTGTAAAATCAATTATTGATATTGGAATGAATTTAAACTTGAATGTAGTGGCTGAAGGAATCGAAAGGAAAGAACAGGTAGAGATGCTCTTAGAATACGAATGTACAATTGGCCAGGGATACTTTTTCTCTAAGCCAGTACCAGTGAAGAGCTTTGAGGATTTACTAAAGAATGAATTACACCGCACATATACGTAA
- a CDS encoding YrrS family protein, with product MRVKLEDLYEGPRYEKRAKNRKYNKLLNICIVLVLSLILFFTYKLIFGGNDEAEMTATEETQVSTEDSGVAGDQDLEDSTESAEASETTDTSETTESTETSETTDATSEEEEETDETNTVVENSEDPNVLQTLISNSWQPVGTEQVEPHVASYDSTSVDWQEMLRALEQATDLTESEWTLWRLGNNGSEHSAKAVLSSKDKTAVYQVYIEWVTNEGWKPVKLEILQEVPGEVNGGAEEEETTTSDEESND from the coding sequence ATGCGAGTTAAGCTTGAAGATTTATATGAGGGACCGCGTTATGAGAAAAGAGCAAAAAACCGTAAATATAATAAACTACTAAATATTTGTATTGTATTAGTATTATCACTTATACTCTTTTTTACATACAAGCTCATTTTTGGTGGGAATGATGAGGCTGAGATGACAGCAACTGAAGAAACTCAAGTGAGTACTGAAGATTCTGGAGTTGCTGGTGATCAAGATTTAGAAGACTCAACTGAGAGTGCGGAAGCCTCAGAAACAACAGACACATCAGAGACAACAGAATCAACGGAAACTTCAGAAACAACAGATGCTACAAGTGAAGAGGAAGAAGAAACTGATGAAACAAACACAGTAGTAGAAAATAGTGAAGATCCGAATGTTTTGCAGACTTTAATCAGTAATTCATGGCAACCAGTTGGTACCGAACAGGTAGAGCCACATGTAGCGAGCTATGATTCTACTTCAGTAGATTGGCAAGAAATGCTTCGGGCCCTAGAACAAGCAACAGATTTAACAGAAAGTGAGTGGACACTCTGGAGACTTGGTAATAATGGAAGTGAACATAGTGCTAAGGCAGTCCTATCTTCAAAGGATAAAACAGCTGTTTACCAAGTATATATCGAGTGGGTCACTAACGAAGGATGGAAGCCTGTAAAACTTGAAATTCTTCAAGAAGTTCCAGGTGAGGTCAACGGTGGAGCAGAAGAAGAGGAAACTACAACTAGTGATGAAGAATCAAACGACTAA